In a genomic window of Bradyrhizobium sp. LLZ17:
- a CDS encoding cobalamin-independent methionine synthase II family protein, producing MQRTKAPFRADEVGSLLRPAKIKEARSRLEKGDISADDLRKIEDMEIEKVVHKQASLGLKLATDGEFRRSWWHFDFLAKLTGCELFHPETGIQFAGVQTRHDAVRVIGKLDFPDDHPMLDHFRFLKKCADQAHVTAKMTIPSPAVLHFRGGRKAISKDVYPDLDAFYEDLGKTYRKAVKAFYDAGCRYLQFDDTVWAYLCSQDELQKARERGDNPEGLQQIYARIINYALAEKPADMVVTTHVCRGNFRSTWISSGGYEPVAETMLAGTNYDGYFLEYDSDRAGGFEPLRFLPKGNKVVVVGVITSKFGELESKDAIKRRLEEAAKFVPLQQLALSPQCGFASTEEGNILSEEEQWAKLSLAVEIAKEVWGQ from the coding sequence ATGCAGCGAACCAAAGCCCCCTTCCGCGCCGACGAGGTCGGCAGCCTCCTGCGTCCGGCCAAGATCAAGGAAGCCCGCAGCCGGCTCGAGAAGGGCGATATCTCGGCCGACGATCTGCGCAAGATCGAGGACATGGAGATCGAGAAGGTCGTGCACAAGCAGGCCTCGCTCGGGTTGAAGCTCGCGACCGACGGCGAATTCCGTCGCTCCTGGTGGCATTTCGATTTCCTGGCGAAGCTCACCGGCTGTGAGCTGTTCCACCCCGAGACCGGCATCCAGTTCGCGGGCGTGCAGACCCGTCACGATGCGGTGCGTGTGATCGGCAAGCTCGACTTCCCCGACGATCATCCGATGCTGGATCACTTCCGTTTCCTGAAAAAATGCGCCGACCAGGCCCACGTCACCGCCAAGATGACGATCCCCTCGCCGGCGGTGCTGCACTTCCGCGGCGGCCGCAAGGCGATCTCCAAGGACGTCTATCCCGATCTCGACGCCTTCTACGAAGACCTCGGCAAGACCTACCGGAAAGCCGTTAAGGCGTTCTACGATGCCGGCTGCCGCTATCTCCAGTTCGACGATACCGTGTGGGCCTATCTCTGCTCGCAGGACGAACTTCAGAAGGCGCGTGAGCGCGGCGACAATCCGGAAGGCCTCCAGCAGATCTACGCGCGCATCATCAACTATGCGCTCGCCGAGAAGCCTGCGGACATGGTCGTGACCACGCATGTCTGTCGCGGCAATTTCCGTTCGACCTGGATCTCCTCCGGCGGTTACGAGCCCGTGGCCGAGACCATGCTCGCGGGCACCAATTACGACGGTTACTTCCTGGAATACGACAGCGACCGCGCCGGTGGCTTCGAGCCGCTGCGTTTCCTGCCCAAGGGCAACAAGGTCGTCGTGGTCGGCGTCATCACCTCCAAGTTCGGCGAGCTCGAGAGCAAGGACGCCATCAAGCGCCGTCTGGAAGAAGCCGCCAAGTTCGTCCCGCTGCAGCAGCTCGCGCTGTCCCCGCAATGCGGCTTTGCGTCGACCGAAGAGGGCAACATCCTCTCCGAGGAAGAGCAGTGGGCCAAGCTGAGCCTGGCCGTCGAGATCGCGAAGGAAGTGTGGGGCCAGTAG
- a CDS encoding caspase family protein, whose translation MRRLLVALSLLVATLSTAPALAQARNQLGPLCTSDTAAADQMVDACTKIIALKVFKGEQLATVYFWRAVGWNKKGDYAKVIADATEAIRLQPGQAVYNLRGSAYYDKGDYDIAIADFDDALKLGPPSGTIFHNRGNAWRGKGDYARAIADYDTSIKADPKSAFSFQNRGISKEALGDLDGALADINQAIRLDPTLPQPLINRTAIWRARGDLDRAIADGGEAIRLAKEKPPVNIMTPPNSVLISGYTQRALAYEAKGDYARARDDYKAALAIVASDAGSKSNQATAKVRLSLLTDASTPIPRDAPSPPTQQTAASAPQQTGAAPAPSPAPTARGTRMALVIGNGAYAHVKALPNPPNDARAVARSLRDIGFTVSEGVDLDRATMQKMTRDFLLGAARAQVVVVYYAGHGVQVDGRNYLIPVDVEFKPGTGMTESMIDMDTIMAGLDDQVRTNILIFDACRNNPMAQRVTAASSSRGIEGVSGLAAPSSLGSGATLGAGTLIAFATAPGQVALDGEGANSPFSAALSRHLGTPGLEVQQMLTRVRAEVVSTTKNKQVPWSNSSLLGEVYLAEK comes from the coding sequence ATGCGCCGCCTGCTCGTCGCGCTCTCGCTCCTCGTCGCAACCCTGTCGACCGCGCCGGCCCTGGCACAGGCACGCAACCAGCTCGGGCCGCTCTGCACCAGCGATACGGCGGCTGCGGACCAGATGGTCGACGCCTGCACCAAGATCATCGCGCTGAAGGTGTTCAAGGGCGAGCAGCTTGCGACGGTCTATTTCTGGCGCGCAGTCGGCTGGAACAAGAAGGGCGATTACGCAAAGGTCATCGCTGATGCCACCGAGGCGATCCGGCTCCAGCCGGGCCAGGCGGTCTACAATCTCAGGGGATCGGCCTATTACGATAAGGGCGACTACGACATTGCGATCGCCGATTTCGACGATGCGCTGAAGCTCGGCCCGCCCAGCGGCACCATCTTCCACAACCGCGGCAATGCCTGGCGCGGCAAGGGCGACTATGCCAGGGCGATCGCCGATTACGATACGTCGATCAAGGCGGATCCGAAATCGGCGTTCTCGTTCCAGAACCGCGGCATCTCGAAGGAGGCGCTGGGCGATCTCGACGGCGCGCTCGCCGACATCAACCAGGCGATCCGGCTCGACCCGACGCTGCCGCAACCGCTGATCAACCGCACCGCGATCTGGCGCGCCAGGGGCGATCTCGATCGCGCCATTGCCGACGGCGGCGAGGCGATCCGGCTTGCCAAGGAAAAGCCGCCGGTCAATATCATGACACCGCCGAACAGCGTGCTGATCTCGGGCTACACCCAACGCGCGCTGGCCTATGAGGCGAAAGGCGACTACGCGCGGGCGAGAGATGACTACAAGGCCGCACTGGCGATCGTGGCTTCGGATGCCGGCAGCAAGTCCAACCAGGCGACCGCAAAGGTGCGCCTGTCGCTGCTGACCGATGCGAGCACGCCGATTCCGCGTGACGCTCCCTCACCACCGACACAGCAGACGGCCGCATCAGCGCCGCAGCAGACCGGCGCGGCACCAGCGCCCTCGCCCGCTCCGACTGCGCGTGGGACGCGCATGGCGCTGGTGATCGGCAATGGGGCCTATGCGCATGTCAAGGCGCTGCCCAATCCGCCGAACGATGCGCGCGCCGTTGCCAGGAGCTTGCGCGACATCGGCTTCACCGTGTCGGAGGGAGTCGATCTCGACCGCGCGACGATGCAGAAGATGACGCGCGACTTCCTGCTTGGCGCGGCGCGAGCGCAGGTCGTCGTGGTGTATTATGCCGGGCACGGTGTTCAGGTCGACGGCCGCAACTATCTCATCCCCGTCGACGTCGAGTTCAAGCCGGGCACCGGCATGACCGAGTCGATGATCGACATGGACACGATCATGGCGGGGCTCGACGATCAGGTCCGCACCAACATCCTGATCTTCGACGCCTGCCGCAACAATCCGATGGCACAACGGGTCACAGCTGCCAGTAGCAGTCGCGGCATCGAAGGCGTATCAGGCCTCGCCGCGCCCTCGAGCCTGGGCTCCGGCGCGACACTGGGCGCCGGCACGCTGATCGCCTTCGCCACAGCGCCTGGCCAGGTCGCGCTCGACGGCGAAGGCGCCAACTCCCCGTTTTCCGCAGCGCTGTCCCGCCACCTCGGCACGCCGGGCCTGGAAGTGCAGCAGATGCTGACGCGCGTGCGAGCGGAAGTGGTCTCGACGACGAAGAACAAGCAGGTGCCGTGGTCGAACTCGTCGCTGCTGGGCGAGGTTTACCTGGCGGAGAAGTGA
- the ahcY gene encoding adenosylhomocysteinase yields the protein MNAKPGFTDYIVKDISLADFGRKELSLAETEMPGLMATREEYGPKQPLKGARIAGSLHMTIQTGVLIETLAALGADIRWVSCNIYSTQDHAAAAIAAAGIPVFAVKGESLTEYWDYTAKLFDWHGGGHPNMILDDGGDATMYVHLGLRAENGDTKFLDKPGSEEEEVFFALLKKQLKEKPKGYFAEIAKSIKGVSEETTTGVHRLYDMQKAGTLLWPAINVNDSVTKSKFDNLYGCRESLVDGIRRGTDVMMSGKVAMVAGFGDVGKGSAASLRQAGCRVMVSEVDPICALQAAMEGYEVVTMEDAAPRADIFVTATGNKDIITIEHMRAMKDRAIVCNIGHFDNEIQIAGLRNLKWTNIKPQVDEIEFPDKHRIILLSEGRLVNLGNAMGHPSFVMSASFTNQTLAQIELFANNKDGKYKKEVYVLPKSLDEKVARLHLAKIGVKLTELRKDQADYIGVKQEGPYKSDHYRY from the coding sequence ATGAACGCGAAGCCCGGCTTCACCGATTACATCGTCAAGGATATTTCGCTCGCCGATTTCGGCCGCAAGGAGCTCTCGCTGGCCGAGACCGAGATGCCCGGCCTGATGGCCACCCGCGAGGAGTATGGCCCGAAGCAGCCGCTGAAGGGCGCGCGCATCGCCGGCTCGCTGCACATGACGATCCAGACCGGCGTGCTGATCGAGACGCTGGCAGCGCTCGGCGCCGACATCCGCTGGGTCTCCTGCAACATCTATTCGACGCAGGATCACGCCGCCGCCGCGATCGCGGCCGCCGGGATTCCGGTGTTCGCCGTCAAGGGTGAGAGCCTTACCGAATACTGGGACTACACCGCCAAGCTGTTCGACTGGCACGGCGGCGGTCACCCCAACATGATCCTCGACGACGGCGGCGACGCCACCATGTACGTCCATCTCGGTCTGCGCGCCGAGAACGGCGACACCAAGTTCCTGGACAAGCCGGGTTCGGAAGAAGAGGAAGTCTTCTTCGCGCTTCTGAAGAAGCAGCTCAAGGAAAAGCCGAAGGGCTACTTCGCCGAGATCGCCAAGAGCATCAAGGGCGTTTCCGAAGAGACCACCACGGGCGTGCATCGTCTCTATGACATGCAGAAGGCCGGTACGCTGCTGTGGCCAGCCATCAACGTCAACGACAGCGTCACCAAGTCGAAGTTCGACAACCTCTATGGCTGCCGTGAATCGCTGGTCGACGGCATCCGCCGCGGCACCGACGTGATGATGTCGGGCAAGGTGGCGATGGTCGCGGGCTTCGGCGACGTCGGCAAGGGTTCGGCCGCCTCGCTGCGCCAGGCCGGCTGCCGCGTGATGGTTTCTGAAGTCGATCCGATCTGCGCGCTCCAGGCGGCGATGGAAGGCTACGAAGTCGTGACCATGGAAGACGCCGCGCCGCGCGCCGACATCTTCGTCACTGCGACCGGCAACAAGGACATCATCACCATCGAGCACATGCGTGCGATGAAGGATCGCGCCATCGTCTGCAACATCGGCCACTTCGACAACGAGATCCAGATCGCGGGTCTGCGTAACCTGAAGTGGACCAACATCAAGCCGCAGGTCGACGAGATCGAATTCCCCGACAAGCACCGTATCATCCTGCTGTCGGAAGGCCGCCTCGTGAACCTCGGCAACGCGATGGGCCATCCGTCCTTCGTGATGTCGGCCTCCTTCACCAACCAGACGCTGGCGCAGATCGAACTCTTCGCCAACAACAAGGACGGCAAATACAAGAAGGAAGTCTACGTGCTGCCGAAGTCGCTGGACGAGAAGGTGGCCCGGCTGCACCTCGCCAAGATCGGCGTCAAGCTCACCGAGCTGCGCAAGGACCAGGCCGACTACATCGGCGTGAAGCAGGAAGGTCCGTACAAGTCGGATCACTACCGCTATTGA
- a CDS encoding flavin-containing monooxygenase, with protein sequence MSQDHFDVLIVGAGLSGIGAGYHLQSKCPTKSYVIVEGRDCIGGTWDLFRYPGIRSDSDMFTLGYSFKPWTDPKAIADGAQILNYVRETAAENDIEKHIRFRHRVRRAAWSTSEARWTVEAERIAGDGATEFVRLTCNFLFMCAGYYKYEAGYTPEFKGAEDFAGCIVHPQKWTDDIDYSGKRVVVIGSGATAVTLVPELAKKAAQVTMLQRSPTYVVSRPAQDPVANKLRRNLPTRLAYHVIRWRNVLWGMFFFQLSRRKPAKVKDLILKGVQMALGPDYDVATHFTPRYNPWDQRLCLVPDGDLFKAIREQRAAVVTNEIDTFTQRGIRLKDGRELEADIVVTATGLVLQVVGGLEVSVDGRAVDFANTLTYKGMMYADVPNMASAFGYTNASWTLKCDLTCEYVCRLINYMDRHNFRQCMPHNDDPTITAQPSLDFSSGYVQRSVAKMPKQGSKRPWRLYQNYAFDIVSLRFGRIDDGVMQYS encoded by the coding sequence ATGTCCCAAGACCATTTCGACGTGCTGATCGTCGGTGCCGGCCTGTCCGGTATCGGCGCGGGTTATCACTTGCAGAGCAAGTGCCCGACGAAGAGCTACGTCATTGTCGAGGGCCGCGATTGCATCGGCGGCACCTGGGATCTGTTTCGCTATCCCGGTATCCGCTCCGACAGCGACATGTTCACGCTGGGCTATTCCTTCAAGCCGTGGACCGATCCGAAAGCGATCGCCGACGGCGCGCAGATCCTGAACTACGTGCGCGAGACCGCGGCCGAGAACGATATCGAGAAGCACATCCGCTTCCGCCACCGCGTCAGGCGCGCGGCGTGGTCGACGAGCGAGGCGCGCTGGACCGTCGAGGCCGAGCGCATTGCCGGTGATGGCGCAACCGAGTTCGTGCGCTTGACCTGCAATTTCCTGTTCATGTGCGCCGGCTACTACAAATACGAAGCTGGCTACACGCCGGAGTTCAAGGGCGCTGAGGATTTCGCCGGTTGCATCGTGCATCCGCAAAAATGGACCGATGACATCGACTATTCGGGCAAGCGCGTGGTCGTGATCGGCTCCGGCGCGACCGCGGTCACGCTGGTGCCAGAGCTCGCCAAGAAGGCGGCGCAGGTGACAATGCTCCAGCGTTCGCCGACCTATGTGGTGTCGCGGCCCGCGCAGGATCCCGTCGCCAACAAATTGCGCCGCAACCTGCCGACGCGGCTTGCCTATCACGTCATCCGCTGGCGCAACGTGCTGTGGGGAATGTTTTTCTTCCAGCTCAGCCGGCGCAAGCCCGCCAAGGTCAAGGACCTGATCCTCAAGGGCGTGCAGATGGCGCTCGGTCCCGATTACGATGTCGCGACGCATTTTACGCCGCGCTACAATCCATGGGATCAGCGGCTGTGCCTCGTGCCGGATGGCGATCTGTTCAAAGCCATCCGCGAACAGCGCGCCGCGGTCGTGACCAACGAGATCGATACGTTCACGCAGAGGGGAATCCGCCTCAAGGACGGTCGCGAGCTGGAGGCGGACATCGTCGTCACCGCCACCGGTCTGGTGCTGCAAGTCGTCGGCGGGCTCGAGGTCAGCGTCGACGGCCGCGCCGTCGATTTCGCCAACACGCTGACCTACAAGGGGATGATGTATGCCGACGTGCCGAACATGGCCTCGGCCTTCGGCTATACCAATGCGTCCTGGACGCTGAAATGCGATCTCACCTGCGAATATGTCTGCCGGCTGATCAACTACATGGACCGGCATAATTTCCGGCAGTGCATGCCGCACAATGACGATCCGACCATCACCGCGCAGCCGTCGCTCGATTTCAGCTCGGGCTATGTGCAGCGCTCGGTCGCTAAGATGCCGAAGCAAGGCTCGAAGCGGCCGTGGCGGCTTTACCAGAACTACGCCTTCGATATCGTCTCGCTGCGCTTC